TCAACCCGCCGGCTTCGCCGCAAGCCGCGCTGGGTTTTATCGTCAGTCTCTTTGGCGCATTCTTCCTGGTCTGTTCGGTTGATTTTTTGATCGGACTGATGGCTTTCTGGACCTATAGTATTTGGGGGTTGGCTTATGCCAAGATCGCGGTGCTGGATATACTCGCCGGGACCATGGTTCCGTTGAGTCTCTTTCCCGATTGGCTGCGCGGCATTGCCCTGGCTCTGCCATTCCAGGGTATGGCGTACACGCCGCTGGCGATTTACGTTGGCGCGATCCAGGGGAGCGCGATTTGGACGAGTATCCTGAATCAGTTCGCCTGGGGTGTGGGCTTGGTCCTGCTCACGCGGTTGATCTGGCTGAAGGCTAAACAGCGCATGGAGATCCAGGGGGGCTGACGATGGCTTACTATGCGGAACTCTATGTGGTCTATGTTCGATGTCTCTTCAAAGCCTGGTCGCAATACCGCGCCGATTTTGCGATCACGTTTGTGTCTTCGATTCTCCACACCGGATCAAGCTTGGTCTTTCTGACGATTATCTTCGCCAGTATTCGCCAACTCGAGGGATGGTCTTTTCACGAAGTGCTACTCATTTGGGGTCTGATAACGGCGGGCACCAATGTGGCGAATGGCGTTCTCGATGTACCACACCGGATTCTGTATTACATCCAAAGCGGTGAGTTGGATCGTTTGCTAGTCCGCCCGCCCGCGCCGCTCTTTCAAATTGCCGGCGAGGGCGGGATCACTTTGCCAGCCCTGGGACGAGTATTGGTCGGAGTAGCCGCCATCGCGACGGCTCTGGCGGCGTTACCCACTCCACTGCCCTGGTGGGGAATGTACTATTTGTTGCTCGCCATCCTTAGTGGTACGCTCATCATGTTCAGTGTGCAACTGCTTATGGCTTGCCTGAGCTTTTGGTATGTCAGTACCTTCTCGCTGATGCAGACGATGGGTTGGATGAATCAGTTCGGGCGGTTCCCGGTGAATATCTTTGGTCTGCCACTGCAATTTCTTTTTACCTGGATCGTGCCTTATGCCATGATGGGTTTTTATCCGGCGGCTTTTCTACTGCGCGGCGACGAGTATCAGTTCTATGGTTTGCTCGCGCCGCTGATGGGCTGGCTCTTTTTGGGATTATCGTTGTTGGTTTGGCGGGTAGCGATTCGGCATTATCAGAGTACGGGATCCTAGATCAAGCAACGTCGGATTCTGTTGG
The genomic region above belongs to Chloroflexota bacterium and contains:
- a CDS encoding ABC-2 family transporter protein, with protein sequence MAYYAELYVVYVRCLFKAWSQYRADFAITFVSSILHTGSSLVFLTIIFASIRQLEGWSFHEVLLIWGLITAGTNVANGVLDVPHRILYYIQSGELDRLLVRPPAPLFQIAGEGGITLPALGRVLVGVAAIATALAALPTPLPWWGMYYLLLAILSGTLIMFSVQLLMACLSFWYVSTFSLMQTMGWMNQFGRFPVNIFGLPLQFLFTWIVPYAMMGFYPAAFLLRGDEYQFYGLLAPLMGWLFLGLSLLVWRVAIRHYQSTGS